A single Limanda limanda chromosome 19, fLimLim1.1, whole genome shotgun sequence DNA region contains:
- the hoxa3a gene encoding homeobox protein Hox-A3a: protein MQKATYYDSSAIYSGYPYQSANGFSYDAHQVQYPRASHVESEYHRPACSLQSPDGSVALQKPGEMAEGCDRTTAIQAAQSQVHPESNQPQVPVSGPPPPSQSPGAISQNASNGSSQPGAKNDSSPTTNARGKQIFPWMKESRQNTKQKPSGSTSSVDSCPGDKSPPGSAASKRARTAYTSAQLVELEKEFHFNRYLCRPRRVEMANLLNLTERQIKIWFQNRRMKYKKDQKGVGMMPSPGGQSPRSPGGPASGGGGYLNSMHSLVNSVPYESQSPTSYNKPHQNAYGMAPSYPPPLNSSLSNCPPSQKRYPGTDSATPEYDAHPLQGNGNYGTHMQGSPVYVGGGYIESMPNSGASVFGLTHLSHPPSTNMDYNGAITMGNSQHHGVCDPTPTYTDLTPHYSQGRIQEAPKLTHL, encoded by the exons ATGCAAAAGGCAACCTACTACGACAGCTCCGCAATTTACAGTGGCTACCCATATCAAAGCGCAAATGGCTTCAGTTATGATGCCCATCAGGTCCAATATCCCCGGGCCTCTCATGTGGAAAGTGAGTACCATCGACCTGCCTGCTCCCTGCAGTCTCCTGACGGCTCCGTGGCGCTGCAGAAGCCGGGGGAGATGGCGGAGGGCTGCGACAGGACCACAGCCATTCAGGCGGCGCAGTCCCAGGTCCATCCCGAAAGCAATCAACCGCAGGTGCCGGTGTCAGGTCCGCCCCCTCCCTCCCAATCCCCCGGTGCCATCAGCCAAAACGCGAGCAACGGGTCCAGCCAGCCCGGTGCCAAGAACGACTCCTCACCGACCACCAACGCGAGAGGCAAACAGATCTTCCCCTGGATGAAGGAGTCCCGTCAGAACACCAAGCAGAAACCCAGCGGTAGCACCAGTTCAG TCGACAGTTGCCCCGGAGACAAGAGTCCCCCAGGGTCAGCGGCGTCGAAGAGGGCCCGGACAGCTTACACCAGCGCCCAGCtagtggagctggagaaggagttcCACTTCAACCGGTACCTCTGCAGACCCCGGAGGGTGGAGATGGCGAACCTGCTCAACCTCACCGAGAGACAGATCAAAATCTGGTTCCAGAACCGCAGGATGAAATACAAGAAGGATCAGAAGGGCGTGGGCATGATGCCTTCCCCTGGCGGACAGTCCCCGCGGAGCCCCGGGGGCCCGGCCTCCGGCGGCGGAGGATACCTCAACTCTATGCATTCTCTTGTAAACAGTGTTCCTTATGAATCCCAGTCGCCGACGTCTTACAATAAACCGCACCAGAACGCGTACGGTATGGCCCCGTCCTACCCCCCTCCTTTGAACAGCTCCCTCAGCAACTGCCCGCCCTCCCAGAAGAGGTATCCCGGGACCGACTCGGCCACGCCCGAGTATGACGCGCATCCTCTCCAAGGCAATGGCAACTACGGGACGCACATGCAGGGCAGCCCCGTGTATGTCGGCGGAGGCTACATCGAGTCTATGCCCAACTCCGGGGCCTCCGTTTTCGGTCTGACCCACCTCTCGCACCCGCCGTCCACAAACATGGACTACAATGGAGCAATCACAATGGGCAACAGTCAGCACCACGGAGTGTGTGATCCGACACCGACGTACACAGACCTAACGCCGCACTACTCTCAGGGAAGAATCCAGGAAGCGCCCAAGCTGACGCATCTGTAG